Proteins from a single region of Procambarus clarkii isolate CNS0578487 chromosome 32, FALCON_Pclarkii_2.0, whole genome shotgun sequence:
- the LOC138370431 gene encoding uncharacterized protein: MCRGEDDTTELVITHMWSETRVGRFLEAPLRKATSEPRYWHKHQFERILNIIDTDNGLSTFIVPEELFPTTASANASATTSARNTTSAPDITISSTALADILSADAHPLQPANTELPQQSATTSELPLKAATQCKPDSMQTLPVLEKACSSLNLSNSSAEDSTASVDAPRRSIPEEMNLSPAMLDLHLTHALIPEHLTHALIPEHLTHALIPEHLTHALIPEHLTHALIPEHLTHALIPEHLTHALIPEHLTHALIPEHLTHALIPEHLTHALIPEHLTHALIPEHLTHALIPEYLTHALIPEHLTHALIPE; the protein is encoded by the exons GGTCAGAGACCCGTGTGGGCAGGTTCCTTGAAGCACCTCTAAGGAAGGCTACTTCCGAGCCTAGATACTG GCACAAACACCAATTTGAACGAATTCTAAACATCATTGACACTGACAATGGTCTATCAACATTTATTGTTCCTGAAGAACTCTTCCCAACTACAGCCTCAGCCAACGCCAGTGCTACGACTTCAGCAAGAAATACTACTTCTGCCCCTGACATCACCATCTCTTCAACTGCATTGGCAGATATCCTGTCTGCTGACGCCCACCCTctacaacctgcaaatactgaaCTACCTCAGCAATCTGCAACTACTTCTGAACTACCTCTGAAAGCTGCCACTCAATGCAAACCTGACTCAATGCAAACTCTTCCAGTACTAGAAAAAGCTTGCTCGTCACTGAACCTCAGCAATTCATCTGCTGAGGATTCTACTGCCTCTGTTGATGCCCCTCGAAGGTCAATCCCCGAGGAAATGAACTTATCTCCAGCTATGCTAGACCTG CACCTTACCCACGCCCTGATCCCTGAGCACCTTACCCACGCCCTGATCCCTGAGCACCTTACCCACGCCCTGATCCCTGAGCACCTTACCCACGCCCTGATCCCTGAGCACCTTACCCACGCCCTGATCCCTGAGCACCTTACCCACGCCCTGATCCCTGAGCACCTTACCCACGCCCTGATCCCTGAGCACCTTACCCACGCCCTGATCCCTGAGCACCTTACCCACGCCCTGATCCCTGAGCACCTTACCCACGCCCTGATCCCTGAGCACCTTACCCACGCCCTTATCCCTGAGCACCTTACCCACGCCCTGATCCCCGAGTACCTTACCCACGCCCTGATCCCTGAGCACCTTACCCACGCCCTGATCCCTGAGTAA